Proteins encoded in a region of the Bombiscardovia apis genome:
- a CDS encoding MrcB family domain-containing protein encodes MTFQHALQEVLARYDDADSEHETIKDQIRHEYADELLAILPKQGQYAVKGSAGMGSTALIPWIAAFDKRISDAASKGFYLVYLFKADRTGVYLSFLLSWTEFSNLYKGEIALENIRRIADRTWSSVSSSLPNKNDLRTSIDLGRVGSRNTTLARGYEQGHVCGYYYDRNNIPSDEQLSKDLKSMLSIYGKVIQTYAEKIDDNASTILEAYEQSIPILCNSEISIKEAAQEVHTEHSSGASKRRTTNNQKRISTLIQEAFEVTAVPSEQFSAFKTYLIEKEHLSEDTAKTYANEFKKQNTFYSLYSRLVFTDPGTNKQVKLANTDIKDICTTPIYELSDVTSVCRLLLFIQESGYRYVRKGTGNNAESDATRFTTALKYYEKFLISNIPVPETVLCPGLDHTNRDDKPVSTTPKKKSKIDFVQKNIRNIQLGKFGESLEIAFQKRQLLDRGQHELADKVRPISEENDNAGYDILSFDPETGEELHIEVKTTSGGLDRPFYVSSHEVIQSHDDHAFMLVRYYDCYSEKPKRFENRGDLHGSAELIPSSYIIYPDPIKESNNR; translated from the coding sequence ATGACGTTTCAACATGCGCTGCAAGAAGTGCTAGCCCGATACGACGACGCCGACAGTGAGCACGAAACTATAAAAGACCAAATTCGGCATGAATATGCAGATGAATTATTAGCGATCCTCCCTAAGCAGGGCCAGTACGCCGTAAAAGGTTCTGCGGGAATGGGCAGCACAGCGCTCATACCCTGGATAGCTGCCTTCGACAAGCGCATCTCAGACGCAGCAAGCAAAGGTTTTTACCTTGTATACCTCTTCAAGGCTGATAGGACAGGAGTGTACCTCTCTTTCTTACTATCTTGGACCGAGTTCTCAAATCTATACAAGGGCGAAATAGCTTTAGAGAATATACGACGTATAGCGGATCGAACTTGGAGCTCTGTCTCCTCATCTCTTCCTAACAAAAATGATTTACGTACCTCGATCGACTTAGGTCGGGTTGGCTCTAGAAATACAACTCTTGCCCGCGGCTACGAGCAGGGCCATGTGTGCGGTTACTACTATGATCGCAACAACATACCCAGCGACGAACAGTTGAGCAAAGATCTTAAGTCCATGCTCTCAATTTACGGAAAAGTTATCCAAACCTATGCCGAAAAAATAGACGACAACGCGAGCACCATTTTAGAAGCTTATGAACAGTCCATTCCCATCTTGTGCAACTCAGAAATAAGCATAAAAGAAGCTGCTCAGGAAGTTCACACTGAGCATTCATCTGGCGCATCAAAACGTCGGACGACGAATAACCAGAAAAGAATTAGCACCCTGATTCAAGAAGCATTCGAAGTTACTGCTGTACCTTCCGAACAATTTTCTGCGTTCAAAACCTATCTTATTGAGAAAGAACACCTCAGCGAGGATACAGCAAAGACGTATGCGAACGAGTTTAAGAAGCAAAACACATTTTACTCACTGTACTCGCGGCTAGTCTTTACCGATCCCGGTACGAATAAACAAGTAAAGCTAGCTAATACAGACATTAAAGATATATGCACAACCCCTATCTATGAACTTTCTGATGTTACGAGCGTTTGTAGACTACTATTGTTCATTCAAGAATCTGGTTATAGGTACGTCCGCAAGGGAACGGGAAATAACGCCGAAAGTGATGCAACAAGATTTACTACGGCACTCAAATATTACGAAAAGTTCTTAATAAGCAACATACCAGTTCCAGAAACCGTGCTTTGCCCTGGCTTAGACCACACCAACCGAGACGATAAGCCAGTCTCAACAACTCCTAAAAAGAAATCAAAAATTGATTTTGTTCAGAAAAACATTCGCAATATTCAACTCGGAAAATTTGGAGAGTCATTGGAAATTGCTTTCCAAAAGCGCCAGTTACTCGATCGGGGCCAACATGAGTTGGCAGATAAAGTCAGACCAATTTCAGAAGAGAACGACAACGCGGGTTATGATATTCTCAGCTTCGACCCTGAAACCGGCGAAGAACTGCATATAGAGGTTAAGACAACGTCTGGTGGTCTAGACCGGCCATTCTACGTCTCCTCTCATGAGGTAATACAATCACATGACGATCATGCTTTCATGCTAGTACGATATTACGATTGTTACAGCGAAAAGCCCAAGCGCTTTGAGAATCGAGGCGACCTCCACGGAAGTGCAGAGCTGATTCCGTCTTCTTATATTATCTATCCAGACCCAATCAAAGAAAGCAACAACCGGTAG